Proteins from one Rosa chinensis cultivar Old Blush chromosome 7, RchiOBHm-V2, whole genome shotgun sequence genomic window:
- the LOC112175090 gene encoding uncharacterized ATP-dependent helicase YprA isoform X2 codes for MAATRIQIEVRTLTGEATTVSASVNDAVSDLKLLLNQSFPPATNSPNFHLFFKGEKLRLQSRIGTHGIKPGEVLVLVPFVKKVANNQSQKCDQSDPSLNTSANRSMSKFANSAWSDMMQDLSYLRDGSSDGTPSVSNIGSFSVGDGSGDCSCEVKRKRGFGCDEMILDMLWASRSKSVLDEQNSRRFVELLESVNCLSDPYSGDCMLWRRKASLQGFGLGLPNSNGNSCLCPEWLKKIMKGFAFLNIFSALVQLQQERTTSTLLEQALKQLATFGVKLDMQDMEHLSVISPKVVLFVKKNAEETSSGNALVIIECSAEQNHGDRNNHESASKQMDVSKIVNELKMQESSFKSNLWEAVERLMFIKRNEISSLEDFLISVKDCGAAARGNKVNQATKSHTASTTDSDKKHSAASTSRSHKKRALCHRTGPLLPVEMVEHLRKRIGSATKIVHVEDIGARNAVHVEVPQELSENLRSVLHSIGITQLYSHQAESIQASLTGKNVVVATMTSSGKSLCYNLPVIEALSQSSSSCALYLFPTKALAQDQLRAFLAMTKGFSGSLNVGIYDGDTNQQERTRLRQNARLLITNPDMLHVSILPHHRKFGRILANLRYVVIDEAHVYNGAFGCHTALILRRLRRLCSHVYGSDPSFVFSTATSANPREHCMELANLPTLELIQNDGSPAARKLFILWNSEDSAIEDISFLFAEMVQHGLRCIAFCKTRKLCELVFCHTREILQETAPHLAESICSYRAGYIAEDRRRIESDLFNGKLSGIAATNALELGIDVGHIDVTLHLGFPGSIASLWQQAGRAGRRERPSLAVYVAFEGPLDQYFMKHPNKLFGSPIECCHVDAKNQQVLEQHLACAALEHPLSLFYDGKFFGSGLNSAIMSLKSRGFLSYDPSCDSAAKIWNYIGYQKMPSHSVSIRSIERERYKVMDDQEKEIEEIEESKAFFQAYPAPAKLSNQFSRTTARADPCRVTTTWFGFYRVHKGSNMIFDKVNLALPKYTYTSQAVWVPVPRSIIKAVESKQLEYRAGLHAASHAVLHVVPLRIICNLSDLAPECADPHDGSYFPERILLYDQHPGGTGVCVQVHPFFMELLATALELLTSCHCREDDGCPNCIQSFCCKSYNEVLHKDAAIMIIKGILDANISSDSSGS; via the exons ATGGCAGCGACTCGGATTCAAATCGAGGTCCGTACATTGACCGGCGAAGCGACCACCGTCTCAGCCTCCGTCAACGACGCCGTTTCAGACCTCAAGCTACTTCTCAACCAGTCCTTCCCTCCCGCCACCAACTCTCCCAATTTCCACCTCTTCTTCAAG GGTGAGAAGTTGAGGTTGCAGAGTCGAATAGGCACACACGGGATTAAGCCGGGTGAGGTTCTAGTGCTGGTCCCGTTTGTTAAAAAGGTGGCCAATAATCAGAGCCAGAAATGTGATCAATCTGATCCATCGTTGAATACTTCTGCTAATCGCTCCATGTCCAAGTTTGCGAACTCCGCATGGTCTGATATGATGCAGGACTTGTCATATTTGCGTGATGGTTCGAGTGATGGAACCCCCAGTGTGTCAAATATAGGGAGTTTTAGTGTTGGAGATGGAAGTGGAGATTGCTCTTGTGAAGTGAAGCGGAAGAGGGGGTTTGGTTGTGATGAGATGATATTGGATATGTTGTGGGCTAGTAGAAGCAAGAGTGTTCTTGATGAACAGAATTCTAGAAGGTTTGTTGAGCTTTTGGAGTCGGTGAATTGTTTATCGGATCCATATTCTGGGGACTGCATGTTGTGGAGAAGAAAAGCTAGCTTACAAGGCTTTGGCTTGGGGCTGCCTAACAGCAATGGTAATTCATGCTTATGTCCAGAGTGGTTGAAGAAAATCATGAAGGGGTTTGCTTTCTTAAACATTTTTTCTGCACTTGTTCAACTTCAGCAGGAGAGGACAACCTCAACTCTATTGGAGCAAGCACTGAAACAGCTTGCGACGTTTGGAGTTAAACTTGATATGCAGGACATGGAGCATCTTTCGGTTATTTCTCCCAAG GTAGTTCTTTTTGTGAAGAAGAATGCAGAGGAGACAAGTTCTGGTAATGCACTAGTTATTATTGAATGCTCGGCAGAACAGAACCATGGAGAcagaaataatcatgaatctg CTTCGAAACAGATGGATGTATCAAAGATTGTCAATGAATTGAAGATGCAGGAAAGTTCTTTCAAAAGTAATTTGTGGGAGGCTGTTGAGAGGTTAATG TTTATCAAAAGAAATGAGATTTCCTCCTTGGAAGACTTTCTCATTTCTGTGAAGGATTGCGGTGCTGCTGCAAGAGGAAATAAAGTTAATCAAGCAACGAAAAGCCACACAGCTTCAACTACTGATTCAGACAAAAAGCACTCTGCAGCTTCAACCTCTCGTTCACACAAAAAGCGAGCACTATGTCAT AGAACAGGTCCATTGCTACCAGTTGAGATGGTTGAACATCTTAGAAAGAGAATTGGATCAGCAACGAAG ATAGTGCATGTCGAAGACATTGGTGCTCGAAATGCCGTTCATGTGGAAGTTCCACAGGAACTATCAGAAAATCTGAGATCTGTACTTCATTCTATTGGAATCACTCAGTTATATAGCCATCAG GCAGAGTCGATACAAGCCTCACTAACTggcaagaatgttgttgtggctACAATGACATCCAGTGGGAAATCTCTTTGCTACAATCTACCGGTCATTGAAGCCCTGTCCCAGAGTTCCTCATCATGTGCTCTATACTTATTTCCAACGAAG GCTTTAGCTCAAGATCAACTAAGAGCTTTCTTAGCTATGACCAAAGGATTCAGTGGTAGCTTAAATGTTGGTATATATGATGGTGACACTAATCAGCAGGAAAGGACACGACTGCGTCAAAATGCTAGACTG CTAATCACAAATCCAGATATGTTGCATGTATCAATCCTGCCACACCACCGAAAATTTGGCCGGATTTTGGCAAATCTTAG GTATGTAGTGATTGATGAGGCCCATGTTTATAACGGAGCATTTGGTTGTCACACTGCTCTTATACTTAGGCGACTTCGCCGGCTCTGTTCACATG TGTATGGAAGTGATCCTTCTTTTGTGTTTTCTACTGCGACTTCAGCAAATCCTCGTGAGCATTGCATG GAACTTGCGAATTTACCAACTCTAGAGTTGATTCAGAATGATGGAAGCCCTGCTGCTAGAAAGCTTTTCATCCTTTGGAATTCTGAGGACAG CGCAATTGAGGATATATCATTCCTGTTTGCTGAAATGGTCCAGCATGGACTACGGTGCATTGCATTTTGCAAAACACGCAAGCTTTGTGAACTTGTTTTTTGCCATAC GCGTGAAATTCTTCAGGAGACAGCACCCCATCTGGCAGAGTCTATATGTTCTTATCGTGCTGGTTACATTGCTGAG GATAGGAGAAGAATAGAGAGTGATTTATTTAACGGGAAACTTTCTGGTATTGCTGCAACAAATGCCCTTGAATTGGGTATTGATGTCGGACACATTGATGTAACTCTTCATTTGGGTTTTCCCGGAAGTATTGCTAG CTTGTGGCAACAAGCTGGCAGAGccggaaggagagagagacctTCTCTTGCTGTATATGTTGCATTCGAAGGGCCCCTTGACCAATATTTTATGAAACATCCAAATAAACTTTTTGGAAGCCCAATTGAGTGCTGTCATGTTGATGCTAAGAACCAACAG GTTCTTGAACAGCATTTGGCTTGTGCTGCTCTTGAACACCCACTGAGCTTGTTTTATGATGGGAAGTTTTTCGGTTCTGGCTTAAACAGCGCCATAATGTCTCTTAAAAGTAGAGGATTTCTGAGTTATGATCCATCATGTGATTCTGCTGCTAAAATCTGGAACTATATTGGGTATCAG AAAATGCCTTCACATTCAGTTAGTATTCGATCAATTGAAAGAGAGAGATACAAAGTTATGGACGATCAAGAGAAAGAAATCGAAGAGATTGAGGAAAGCAAGGCTTTCTTTCAG GCTTATCCAGCTCCAGCTAAGCTTTCCAACCAGTTCTCCAGAACAACTGCCCGAGCAGATCCTTGCAGAGTAACAACTACATGGTTTGGATTCTATCGTGTACACAAAGGAAGCAACATGATATTTGATAAAGTTAACCTTGCACTTCCTAAATATACGTATACGTCACAG GCAGTTTGGGTTCCGGTTCCACGATCAATAATTAAAGCAGTGGAGAGTAAACAACTTGAATACCGTGCAGGGCTGCATGCTGCATCACATGCTGTTCTGCACGTTGTGCCTCT ACGAATCATTTGTAACTTATCTGACTTGGCTCCAGAGTGTGCGGACCCTCATGACGGCAGCTATTTTCCGGAGAGGATTCTATTATATGATCAGCATCCTGGAGGGACTGGTGTCTGTGTACAG GTTCATCCATTTTTTATGGAGCTCTTGGCTACTGCTCTGGAACTCCTGACATCTTGCCACTGCAGAGAAGATGATGGTTGCCCTAATTGCATTCAG AGTTTTTGTTGCAAGTCATATAATGAGGTTTTACACAAGGATGCAGCAATTATGATCATTAAG GGTATTCTGGATGCGAATATATCTTCTGACTCTTCTGGATCTTGA
- the LOC112179676 gene encoding uncharacterized protein LOC112179676, with protein sequence MKVLSHFAIEGNQPPPKGYAASRESMDGHPTLVFKPVYKSFKFKTFEDMEGLKVEKNTSLKDNNVFMANPKSKDPEVVQSPHPDEKWKAAIDCDLPELVAFLQDSSHEFVKDICIDSEVLSQNKCLEENCDLNLNSVSCMVSSDAESSSESTAESQDSLVSLNSSVSKHLSEHVCKEDVSKQSGFEDLTIEDGEHFGETDDTSSDHSTKKTVSETLLQIRQDPTKAVLSDSVVVSSTEAIDDNRRSKNSLKSALENARRGEIFPPSVECHSRNSSEDGMSDNVTESSQSQHHLCRESSSSVSGHLAIYSGAIPSFGSISFRSNSSTTSSRSFTFPILSSEWVGSPVRMVEADRTQLRRHRRWGVRFLCCSF encoded by the exons ATGAAGGTCCTATCTCATTTTGCAATTGAAGGAAATCAACCTCCTCCAAAAGGATATGCAGCTTCTAG GGAATCCATGGATGGTCATCCCACTTTGGTTTTCAAGCCTGTTTACAAGtctttcaaattcaaaaccttTGAAGATATGGAAGGACTGAAGGTAGAAAAGAATACCAGTTTGAAAGACAACAATGTATTCATGGCCAATCCTAAGAGTAAAGATCCCGAGGTGGTTCAAAGTCCACATCCAGATGAGAAATGGAAGGCTGCTATTGACTGTGACTTACCAGAGTTGGTTGCTTTCCTTCAAGATAGTAGTCACGAGTTTGTTAAGGACATTTGCATTGACAGTGAAGTGCTATCTCAGAATAAATGTTTGGAAGAGAACTGTGATTTGAATCTTAATAGTGTCTCTTGCATGGTTAGCTCTGATGCCGAAAGCAGCAGCGAATCAACTGCTGAATCTCAGGACTCATTAGTGTCACTGAATTCAAGTGTGTCGAAACATTTATCCGAGCATGTGTGCAAGGAGGATGTAAGCAAGCAAAGTGGTTTTGAGGACTTGACAATTGAAGATGGAGAGCATTTTGGAGAAACAGATGATACTTCAAGTGATCATTCAACCAAGAAGACCGTATCTGAAACACTGCTTCAAATTAGACAG GATCCAACTAAGGCAGTCTTGTCAGATTCAGTGGTAGTATCCTCAACTGAGGCAATTGATGACAATAGGCGGAGCAAAAACTCTCTCAAATCTGCCTTAGAGAATGCAAGAAGAGGGGAGATATTTCCTCCAAGTGTAGAGTGTCATTCTCGGAATTCATCCGAAGATGGGATGTCTGATAATGTAACAGAATCAAGTCAATCACAACATCATCTCTGCAGAGAATCCAGTTCATCAGTTTCAGGGCATTTAGCAATATACTCAGGAGCCATACCAAGTTTTGGTAGCATCTCTTTCCGATCAAACAGCAGCACAACTAGCTCTAGGTCTTTTACTTTTCCAAT
- the LOC112175637 gene encoding protein BREAKING OF ASYMMETRY IN THE STOMATAL LINEAGE isoform X1 → MCTPWTITKLVKKDCASCFLACRFPLDDEAVDDRRRYATTTPQLPMRNMMAFDYQRNFGENERVRNKNMSPSRHKNSNLSARRRLRHDPKQVKEITSTSRISNTTSRPVRYQSSDEESTCRQLPHFADEDQDYIVFCFKEDGAFEVEKNVKPEGQNCRDSTSSKNSRQVNRKLNYDQNTKTVGKCSNEERLTEKACEINIYPTNDGNFIIFDQKNEGRDGKNICSDTKATTAAGSMGEVSIESSDSNQSDHSTGSFAFPVLAVEWPGSPVRLPKPEELDLREHKARCIGLQFQCCRF, encoded by the exons ATGTGCACTCCATGGACTATAACAAAGCTAGTGAAGAAGGACTGTGCTTCATGCTTCTTGGCTTGCAGGTTTCCTCTAG ATGATGAAGCAGTTGATGATCGTAGACGTTATGCTACAACAACTCCTCAGTTGCCAATGAGAAACATGATGGCTTTCGATTATCAGCGCAACTTcggagagaatgagagagttAGGAACAAGAACATGTCCCCCTCACGCCACAAGAATTCGAACCTATCAGCTCGAAGACGACTGAGACATGATCCCAAACAGGTTAAAGAGATTACTAGTACTAGTAGAATTAGTAATACTACTTCCAGGCCAGTTCGATATCAGAGCAGTGATGAAGAATCAACCTGCAGACAACTGCCACATTTCGCAGACGAAGATCAAGACTACATAGTATTCTGCTTCAAAGAAGATGGAGCATTCGAAGTAGAGAAAAATGTCAAACCAGAAGGACAGAATTGCAGGGACAGCACCTCATCAAAAAACTCAAGGCAGGTCAATCGGAAG CTTAATTATGACCAAAATACCAAAACAGTTGGAAAGTGTAGCAATGAGGAGAGGTTGACTGAAAAAGCATGTGAAATCAATATTTACCCCACAAATGATGGCAATTTTATCATCTTTGACCAAAAG AATGAAGGTAGAGACGGAAAGAACATATGCTCGGATACAAAAGCAACTACTGCTGCTGGTAGCATGGGTGAGGTCTCTATTGAATCAAGTGACTCCAATCAATCGGACCACAGCACAGGCTCTTTCGCATTCCCTGT GTTGGCTGTGGAATGGCCGGGGAGTCCTGTGCGATTGCCAAAACCAGAAGAGCTGGACTTGAGAGAGCACAAGGCTCGGTGTATAGGCCTTCAGTTCCAGTGTTGTAGATTCTGA
- the LOC112178559 gene encoding protein MICROTUBULE BINDING PROTEIN 2C: protein MQHLLDLQENRTHFADPKWESNSSPTHHHLTQTSNANANANLDRVLFQDLVEIVPLVQSLIDRKASSSFTRRGSVTYTKTPSRDSLSKKVPNRNGAQSMPARKKRESASNNPDADSVLSFSSKASAAEKDDDEELDALRVQLEDLQRKLLEKDELLKSSEISKNEVSAVQAKLEELKRQAAQKDSVIKASQLQLSDAKIKLADKQAALEKLQWEAMTSNKSADKLQGELDSLRGDISTIMILFEGLVKTDSTPSAEDYDISPCTVDHLPYIDDWDESQMQRMEAARKAYEAAVVAAKERQDEESIAAAANARLHLQSFVLKT, encoded by the exons ATGCAGCACTTACTGGATTTGCAGGAAAACCGGACCCATTTCGCTGACCCGAAATGGGAATCCAACTCGTCTCCGACTCACCACCACCTGACTCAGACCTCCAACGCCAACGCCAACGCCAACCTCGACCGCGTCCTCTTCCAAGACCTCGTCGAGATCGTCCCTCTCGTCCAGTCCCTCATC GATCGGAAAGCCAGCAGCTCATTCACGCGCCGCGGTTCGGTCACCTACACCAAGACGCCTTCCAGAGACTCCTTATCCAAAAaa GTGCCGAACAGGAATGGGGCTCAATCGATGCCGGCAAGAAAGAAGAGGGAGAGTGCTAGCAATAACCCGGATGCTGACAGCGTTTTAAGTTTTTCCTCAAAGGCTTCGGCGGCAGAAAAGGATGACGACGAAGAGTTGGATGCCTTAAGGGTTCAGTTGGAGGACCTGCAGAGGAAATTGTTGGAGAAGGATGAACTTTTGAAGTCGTCGGAGATCTCAAAGAACGAAGTGAGTGCTGTTCAAGCAAAACTTGAGGAACTGAAGCGCCAAGCTGCGCAAAAGGATTCTGTAATCAAGGCTTCTCAGCTACAACTATCTGATGCAAAG ATCAAGCTTGCAGACAAGCAAGCTGCTTTGGAAAAGTTACAGTGGGAAGCTATGACATCAAACAAGAGTGCAGATAAGCTCCAAGGAGAGCTAGACTCTTTGCGAGGAGACATTTCCACAATTATGATCCTATTCGAAGGCTTGGTGAAAACTGATTCTACTCCATCCGCTGAAGATTATGATATTTCACCTTGTACTGTGGATCATCTTCCATATATT GACGATTGGGATGAGTCGCAGATGCAGAGAATGGAAGCTGCTAGAAAAGCTTACGAAGCTGCTGTTGTTGCTGCAAAAGAAAGGCAAGATGAAGAATCTATTGCTGCTGCAGCCAATGCAAGGTTACATCTTCAATCGTTTGTTTTGAAAACCTGA
- the LOC112175637 gene encoding protein BREAKING OF ASYMMETRY IN THE STOMATAL LINEAGE isoform X2 yields the protein MCTPWTITKLVKKDCASCFLACRFPLDDEAVDDRRRYATTTPQLPMRNMMAFDYQRNFGENERVRNKNMSPSRHKNSNLSARRRLRHDPKQVKEITSTSRISNTTSRPVRYQSSDEESTCRQLPHFADEDQDYIVFCFKEDGAFEVEKNVKPEGQNCRDSTSSKNSRQVNRKNEGRDGKNICSDTKATTAAGSMGEVSIESSDSNQSDHSTGSFAFPVLAVEWPGSPVRLPKPEELDLREHKARCIGLQFQCCRF from the exons ATGTGCACTCCATGGACTATAACAAAGCTAGTGAAGAAGGACTGTGCTTCATGCTTCTTGGCTTGCAGGTTTCCTCTAG ATGATGAAGCAGTTGATGATCGTAGACGTTATGCTACAACAACTCCTCAGTTGCCAATGAGAAACATGATGGCTTTCGATTATCAGCGCAACTTcggagagaatgagagagttAGGAACAAGAACATGTCCCCCTCACGCCACAAGAATTCGAACCTATCAGCTCGAAGACGACTGAGACATGATCCCAAACAGGTTAAAGAGATTACTAGTACTAGTAGAATTAGTAATACTACTTCCAGGCCAGTTCGATATCAGAGCAGTGATGAAGAATCAACCTGCAGACAACTGCCACATTTCGCAGACGAAGATCAAGACTACATAGTATTCTGCTTCAAAGAAGATGGAGCATTCGAAGTAGAGAAAAATGTCAAACCAGAAGGACAGAATTGCAGGGACAGCACCTCATCAAAAAACTCAAGGCAGGTCAATCGGAAG AATGAAGGTAGAGACGGAAAGAACATATGCTCGGATACAAAAGCAACTACTGCTGCTGGTAGCATGGGTGAGGTCTCTATTGAATCAAGTGACTCCAATCAATCGGACCACAGCACAGGCTCTTTCGCATTCCCTGT GTTGGCTGTGGAATGGCCGGGGAGTCCTGTGCGATTGCCAAAACCAGAAGAGCTGGACTTGAGAGAGCACAAGGCTCGGTGTATAGGCCTTCAGTTCCAGTGTTGTAGATTCTGA
- the LOC112175090 gene encoding uncharacterized ATP-dependent helicase YprA isoform X1 has product MAATRIQIEVRTLTGEATTVSASVNDAVSDLKLLLNQSFPPATNSPNFHLFFKGEKLRLQSRIGTHGIKPGEVLVLVPFVKKVANNQSQKCDQSDPSLNTSANRSMSKFANSAWSDMMQDLSYLRDGSSDGTPSVSNIGSFSVGDGSGDCSCEVKRKRGFGCDEMILDMLWASRSKSVLDEQNSRRFVELLESVNCLSDPYSGDCMLWRRKASLQGFGLGLPNSNGNSCLCPEWLKKIMKGFAFLNIFSALVQLQQERTTSTLLEQALKQLATFGVKLDMQDMEHLSVISPKVVLFVKKNAEETSSGNALVIIECSAEQNHGDRNNHESASKQMDVSKIVNELKMQESSFKSNLWEAVERLMFIKRNEISSLEDFLISVKDCGAAARGNKVNQATKSHTASTTDSDKKHSAASTSRSHKKRALCHRTGPLLPVEMVEHLRKRIGSATKIVHVEDIGARNAVHVEVPQELSENLRSVLHSIGITQLYSHQAESIQASLTGKNVVVATMTSSGKSLCYNLPVIEALSQSSSSCALYLFPTKALAQDQLRAFLAMTKGFSGSLNVGIYDGDTNQQERTRLRQNARLLITNPDMLHVSILPHHRKFGRILANLRYVVIDEAHVYNGAFGCHTALILRRLRRLCSHVYGSDPSFVFSTATSANPREHCMELANLPTLELIQNDGSPAARKLFILWNSEDSAIEDISFLFAEMVQHGLRCIAFCKTRKLCELVFCHTREILQETAPHLAESICSYRAGYIAEDRRRIESDLFNGKLSGIAATNALELGIDVGHIDVTLHLGFPGSIASLWQQAGRAGRRERPSLAVYVAFEGPLDQYFMKHPNKLFGSPIECCHVDAKNQQVLEQHLACAALEHPLSLFYDGKFFGSGLNSAIMSLKSRGFLSYDPSCDSAAKIWNYIGYQKMPSHSVSIRSIERERYKVMDDQEKEIEEIEESKAFFQVYEGAVYLNQGKTYLVTSLDLSSKIAWCQKADVNYYTKPRDRTDIHVVGGNVAYPAPAKLSNQFSRTTARADPCRVTTTWFGFYRVHKGSNMIFDKVNLALPKYTYTSQAVWVPVPRSIIKAVESKQLEYRAGLHAASHAVLHVVPLRIICNLSDLAPECADPHDGSYFPERILLYDQHPGGTGVCVQVHPFFMELLATALELLTSCHCREDDGCPNCIQSFCCKSYNEVLHKDAAIMIIKGILDANISSDSSGS; this is encoded by the exons ATGGCAGCGACTCGGATTCAAATCGAGGTCCGTACATTGACCGGCGAAGCGACCACCGTCTCAGCCTCCGTCAACGACGCCGTTTCAGACCTCAAGCTACTTCTCAACCAGTCCTTCCCTCCCGCCACCAACTCTCCCAATTTCCACCTCTTCTTCAAG GGTGAGAAGTTGAGGTTGCAGAGTCGAATAGGCACACACGGGATTAAGCCGGGTGAGGTTCTAGTGCTGGTCCCGTTTGTTAAAAAGGTGGCCAATAATCAGAGCCAGAAATGTGATCAATCTGATCCATCGTTGAATACTTCTGCTAATCGCTCCATGTCCAAGTTTGCGAACTCCGCATGGTCTGATATGATGCAGGACTTGTCATATTTGCGTGATGGTTCGAGTGATGGAACCCCCAGTGTGTCAAATATAGGGAGTTTTAGTGTTGGAGATGGAAGTGGAGATTGCTCTTGTGAAGTGAAGCGGAAGAGGGGGTTTGGTTGTGATGAGATGATATTGGATATGTTGTGGGCTAGTAGAAGCAAGAGTGTTCTTGATGAACAGAATTCTAGAAGGTTTGTTGAGCTTTTGGAGTCGGTGAATTGTTTATCGGATCCATATTCTGGGGACTGCATGTTGTGGAGAAGAAAAGCTAGCTTACAAGGCTTTGGCTTGGGGCTGCCTAACAGCAATGGTAATTCATGCTTATGTCCAGAGTGGTTGAAGAAAATCATGAAGGGGTTTGCTTTCTTAAACATTTTTTCTGCACTTGTTCAACTTCAGCAGGAGAGGACAACCTCAACTCTATTGGAGCAAGCACTGAAACAGCTTGCGACGTTTGGAGTTAAACTTGATATGCAGGACATGGAGCATCTTTCGGTTATTTCTCCCAAG GTAGTTCTTTTTGTGAAGAAGAATGCAGAGGAGACAAGTTCTGGTAATGCACTAGTTATTATTGAATGCTCGGCAGAACAGAACCATGGAGAcagaaataatcatgaatctg CTTCGAAACAGATGGATGTATCAAAGATTGTCAATGAATTGAAGATGCAGGAAAGTTCTTTCAAAAGTAATTTGTGGGAGGCTGTTGAGAGGTTAATG TTTATCAAAAGAAATGAGATTTCCTCCTTGGAAGACTTTCTCATTTCTGTGAAGGATTGCGGTGCTGCTGCAAGAGGAAATAAAGTTAATCAAGCAACGAAAAGCCACACAGCTTCAACTACTGATTCAGACAAAAAGCACTCTGCAGCTTCAACCTCTCGTTCACACAAAAAGCGAGCACTATGTCAT AGAACAGGTCCATTGCTACCAGTTGAGATGGTTGAACATCTTAGAAAGAGAATTGGATCAGCAACGAAG ATAGTGCATGTCGAAGACATTGGTGCTCGAAATGCCGTTCATGTGGAAGTTCCACAGGAACTATCAGAAAATCTGAGATCTGTACTTCATTCTATTGGAATCACTCAGTTATATAGCCATCAG GCAGAGTCGATACAAGCCTCACTAACTggcaagaatgttgttgtggctACAATGACATCCAGTGGGAAATCTCTTTGCTACAATCTACCGGTCATTGAAGCCCTGTCCCAGAGTTCCTCATCATGTGCTCTATACTTATTTCCAACGAAG GCTTTAGCTCAAGATCAACTAAGAGCTTTCTTAGCTATGACCAAAGGATTCAGTGGTAGCTTAAATGTTGGTATATATGATGGTGACACTAATCAGCAGGAAAGGACACGACTGCGTCAAAATGCTAGACTG CTAATCACAAATCCAGATATGTTGCATGTATCAATCCTGCCACACCACCGAAAATTTGGCCGGATTTTGGCAAATCTTAG GTATGTAGTGATTGATGAGGCCCATGTTTATAACGGAGCATTTGGTTGTCACACTGCTCTTATACTTAGGCGACTTCGCCGGCTCTGTTCACATG TGTATGGAAGTGATCCTTCTTTTGTGTTTTCTACTGCGACTTCAGCAAATCCTCGTGAGCATTGCATG GAACTTGCGAATTTACCAACTCTAGAGTTGATTCAGAATGATGGAAGCCCTGCTGCTAGAAAGCTTTTCATCCTTTGGAATTCTGAGGACAG CGCAATTGAGGATATATCATTCCTGTTTGCTGAAATGGTCCAGCATGGACTACGGTGCATTGCATTTTGCAAAACACGCAAGCTTTGTGAACTTGTTTTTTGCCATAC GCGTGAAATTCTTCAGGAGACAGCACCCCATCTGGCAGAGTCTATATGTTCTTATCGTGCTGGTTACATTGCTGAG GATAGGAGAAGAATAGAGAGTGATTTATTTAACGGGAAACTTTCTGGTATTGCTGCAACAAATGCCCTTGAATTGGGTATTGATGTCGGACACATTGATGTAACTCTTCATTTGGGTTTTCCCGGAAGTATTGCTAG CTTGTGGCAACAAGCTGGCAGAGccggaaggagagagagacctTCTCTTGCTGTATATGTTGCATTCGAAGGGCCCCTTGACCAATATTTTATGAAACATCCAAATAAACTTTTTGGAAGCCCAATTGAGTGCTGTCATGTTGATGCTAAGAACCAACAG GTTCTTGAACAGCATTTGGCTTGTGCTGCTCTTGAACACCCACTGAGCTTGTTTTATGATGGGAAGTTTTTCGGTTCTGGCTTAAACAGCGCCATAATGTCTCTTAAAAGTAGAGGATTTCTGAGTTATGATCCATCATGTGATTCTGCTGCTAAAATCTGGAACTATATTGGGTATCAG AAAATGCCTTCACATTCAGTTAGTATTCGATCAATTGAAAGAGAGAGATACAAAGTTATGGACGATCAAGAGAAAGAAATCGAAGAGATTGAGGAAAGCAAGGCTTTCTTTCAG GTATATGAAGGTGCTGTTTATTTGAACCAAGGAAAGACATACCTGGTCACGAGCTTAGATTTATCTAGCAAGATTGCTTGGTGCCAAAAAGCTGATGTAAATTATTATACGAAACCCCGTGATCGCACAGATATTCATGTAGTTGGTGGTAATGTG GCTTATCCAGCTCCAGCTAAGCTTTCCAACCAGTTCTCCAGAACAACTGCCCGAGCAGATCCTTGCAGAGTAACAACTACATGGTTTGGATTCTATCGTGTACACAAAGGAAGCAACATGATATTTGATAAAGTTAACCTTGCACTTCCTAAATATACGTATACGTCACAG GCAGTTTGGGTTCCGGTTCCACGATCAATAATTAAAGCAGTGGAGAGTAAACAACTTGAATACCGTGCAGGGCTGCATGCTGCATCACATGCTGTTCTGCACGTTGTGCCTCT ACGAATCATTTGTAACTTATCTGACTTGGCTCCAGAGTGTGCGGACCCTCATGACGGCAGCTATTTTCCGGAGAGGATTCTATTATATGATCAGCATCCTGGAGGGACTGGTGTCTGTGTACAG GTTCATCCATTTTTTATGGAGCTCTTGGCTACTGCTCTGGAACTCCTGACATCTTGCCACTGCAGAGAAGATGATGGTTGCCCTAATTGCATTCAG AGTTTTTGTTGCAAGTCATATAATGAGGTTTTACACAAGGATGCAGCAATTATGATCATTAAG GGTATTCTGGATGCGAATATATCTTCTGACTCTTCTGGATCTTGA